The sequence below is a genomic window from Schistocerca gregaria isolate iqSchGreg1 chromosome 5, iqSchGreg1.2, whole genome shotgun sequence.
ctatcaCTAAGTGATAACAAACCAAAATTGTTGTGAAACACCTTTCAACTTACAAAAAGTGTTATTAAGATaagcactgagctgacaaaagtcatgggacagcgaaattcgcatatacagatggtggtagtaccacATACACATGATATAAAAGGATAGTggactggcagagctgtcatttgtactcactcaggtgatccatgtgaaaaggtttcaaatgtgattaaggccacACGataagaattaacagactttgactgCGGAATGGTGTTTGGGgacagatgcatgggacattccattttggagctcttagggaattcaatgttccaagacacacagtgtcaagaatgtgtcgagaacaccaaatgtcaggcattacctctcaccacggacaaggctgcggccaacggccttcacttaatggctGAGATCAGCTGAGTTTGTGTTGAATTGTCTGTGTTAACTGACaagcagaaatgtgtaaaataATTGCAGATATCAGTATGGGATATACAATAAATGTAtctggctgtgtttacacggaatggactgggttcgcTGATCTAACTGAACTTATcattgaactgtgtgtgtgtgtgtgtgtgtgtgtgtgtgtgtgtgtgtgtcatctatttttgacaatggccttactggctgaaagctttatttgtgagagtctttttgttgtgcctatctgtgattcagcatctccactatatggtgagaggcaacttcccttttcattatattgttatattccatccaggtttcccactgtttgattttattttgataatcatcatTATAAATCTATGACACTCAGGTCAAGAAGACGGAAAAAAAGAAACGTGTGAATACAGGATCATAAGAAGAAGGTCAAAAACGGAAAATGTTTTCACTGAATAAATACTGAAAGGGAAACAATTAGTAAATGAGAACAGCAATAGATAAAAGGTAATGCTTTTTAATAACAATGATAAAAATGTTAACTTATAGTgtaacaacaaagtgccagagactGATGCAGTATAAAAGTGAATGACAAACTACATTATAGTTGTATGTTACTTAAGCCTCTAAAACTGTCCAAGTTTTGTCTAGTTTACAAACCAGATATTCTAGTCAACTGTGATGCACTATTAGCCACTTCCTTCTGCGATATCAACTCTTTATTTTCACTAGCAAGTTTCAGCAAGTTAAATAAAAAGGGGGCACTACGTTGTAATGCTAATATCACAGTTTTTCTTGTTCATTACAAAATATACCATAGTCCTAAAATGACTTAGTATCAGaccctttttttcagaattttttttttaatttatttgttgtccACTGCAGATTTATTACGGTATCCAAAATAACTGTCTGCACAACCAATAATGTCCACATATAAAGATGAGTTCTCTGGGCTGTTGCTCCACGTAATATCCAGTAACACAAAAAAAAACTGAACTTGAAAGGACATCAAAATTGCAACAAGAACAACTTACATTCCACTATAAACAAGGATTTCATATTTTTCACAAGTCTGTAAGAGGTAATCAAAGGTAAACTGAATAATAATCACAATTAAATCATcatttattactttcaaaataatttttgagttCACCCAGTGCTTTACTTCTATGGGATATTTGATTTTTCACATCTTTTGGCAATTCAGCATATGTTTTTTCATATCCATCTGGCTGGAAACAGGGATCCCAGCCAAAGTCTCTTGGTCCCCTAGGGCTCACTATTGTACCAAATGTCTTCCCTCTAAAAAGAATGACATCGtcattttcacctcctggtgaaaaTGCAAATGTGCATACAGCATACGCAGTTTTATCTTCCCAACCAGCCAGGAGGCGGTGTAAACCTTCAGGTCCAAGTTTATCTAAAAACCATTTTATGTATGGTCCTAAAACATAAGAAAGTAGAAAAAATTAATAGACTGATGATAAATTTGTACTGAAAGTTGGTAAAACACGATATTTTCACAAAGGCACTGTTAAAATACTTAATCATGTGAGTAAATTATAAAAACAGTCTGGAATTTCTgattttctttataaaaaaaaaaaataaccataCCCACATGAGATTACAAGTCGGCCACAACACAAAATTTCTCTTCCTTGTTACTCAGTTTGATTTCCTTGCTACTCAGTTTATTGGTCATTGTAACGACTCCACAGAGCTCCTTCACTTtagtttgatggtaaggccattaggtgggattccatgagccaagcaacaatgcaggaaaggTATGTGGGACTGGGCTCTGGCTAGGGGTAAGGAGACTTTTCTGTATTgaagcagatggaaggagcaagaatcCATGGTGCGGAAAAATGCGAAAAATTATGTTAATAATGTAGAATAACGTCCAAAAAATTTCGCAAAAATACACTCAAATACGAGTGAAAATATACAAAAAGGATGAAATGGATGCAAAAGGGGggaacaagatgaaatctgagggagtcGACAATAGCGAAACGCAAAAGCTCGCTAAAATTGGCAAGAAGTCACAAGGATCAAAGTAAAGAATAACTAATAAAATGGTTAGCATGTCTGAGGGTGGATACATGTGAAGAAGGAGGACGGCAGATGGACTGGATGGTGGAATTAGTGGGTGCGAACTGGGATAGAACAGAGAAAGTGTAGGGGGTGAAGAGGGGTTCGTAGGATGAGATACAATATCGTGTGGCACTGGAAAGGTGCAAGAGTAAACACGTAAAAATAAGTGAAATGACACAGGGTCAGTGATCAATTTGAAAGTATAGGATTAATTATATCACCGTGAGTAAGGTTGGAcctaagatgctgcaccaacaatcaatGTGGCTTTGTAGCCATCTGTTGTACGCAGCCGAGACAGATGACACAGTGTCGCTTGTAAGTATAGCATGCAGTACGGTTTGTAAGGCAAAAAGAGAAACACGGGAAAGATAAGAGAGAGGACAAACATTGAGTACAGTAATGCAAAAGTAAATAGTAACAAAAGAAAACAGCACTAGGTTAGATTTGAAGAAAAGCCATCAGGcaaaattcaaacaatggaaaatccaggatggaatgaaacaatatcatgaaaagaaaagttgctgctcaccatatgggGGAGatactgagacacacacacacacacacacacacacacacacacacacacacacacacacacacacacacacacacagatgcactcatgcaaacgcaactttcACACACGACTGCAGGGTCAGGCaacagaaaccacactgcaagcagcagcaccagtgtgtaatgggagtggcaactggatgGGGGAAAGGAGGAAgctggggcagagagagggggggggggggggatagtatggTTGGGATAGCAGATAGTGAAGATATGCAGGTTGGGTGGCAGGCAGGGGTGAAGTTGGGAGGGGGAAGTAGCGGCAAAGGAGAGAAGTACAGCCTAGCCATCCACAATGGTTGCATCTGTGGTGACGAGCAGTTCCTCTTAAAATGTACCAAGGGTCTGACTGAAACCTTCACTgaacataattatcctcccaaccttgtacaaaaacaaatctcccgttccttatctttccagtctcccaccacctcccaaggacccaccatccagccgcagaggagcattcccttcgtaactcagtaccacccaggactggagcaactgaattagacATTTCAATTACCTCTTGCTGTGCCCCGAAATGAAAaaagtcctgcccactatccttcccacagtggtattctgccgtccaccgatcctacacaatatacttgtccattcttacacaacccctgctcctaatcccttacctcatggctcatggctcatacccctgtattaGGGACccacatgcaagacctgtcccataaatcccccccaccactacctactccagtctggtcactaacatcacctatcccatcgaaGGCAGGGCaagctgtgaaagcagtcatgtgatctacaagctaatctgcaaccactgtgctgcattccatgtacgcatgacaaccagcaagctgtctgtccgcatgaatggccactgacaaactgtggccaagagagaaGTTGACTACCCTGTTGCTGAATGCGctcccaaacatgatatccttcatttcaatgactgcttcatagcctgtgccatatggatccttcccaccaacaccagattttctgaattgcacatgtgggaactttccctgcaataaaatcctacatttctgtaaccctcctggccttaacctTCGTTAGTAGCTGCCCTCACCCATCCAGTGCCGtctctgctcccattccagcactatacagccgtcattccacccCACCATACCcagtcttttttattattattattattattattattattattattattattagtttgtaTGATTCAGAAAAATTCAAGGTAGAAAAGATACTATTTGCATATGACTAAATCTGCAATTCAAGTCAGATAACTTTTGGATTCCTGTTGCCATTGACTGAATGATGAAATCAGCTTTTCAAACAATGCAAACTTATAGTTCTATCGTCACCCCATAGAAAATAGTTGGAaggaggccttgtgagggaccttggatttttaggattttctgcagctcagtcttgatggagggaatgggatcctgggtaacagctttgtaggttgaggtgtcggagagttgacgcagtccttctgtggcagctgttacccaggatcccattccctccatccagactgagctgcagaaaatcctaaaaatccaaggtccctcacaaggcctcacaatggcttccatagacttactcactccacctgagccacgtacccctaccttctacctattacccaaaatccacaaagagaaccatcctggccatcccattgtagcaggcttcaaagccccaacagaatgtatctcatctctggtagaccaacacctccaacctatcacccgcagactcccatcctacatcaaggacacaaaccacttcctagaacgcctcaaatccattcccactcctctcccacctgaaacctttcttgtcaccatagatgctacatccctttacacaaacatcccacacacccatggtctctctgcccttgagcactacctctcccaacgcccacccgaagatcttccaaaaacctcgttccttatcacacttaccaacttcatcctcacccataattacgtcacttttgaaggccagacctacaaacaaatcaggggaactgccatgggaaccaggatggctccgtcctatgccaacctcttcatgggccgcatggaggaggctttcctgaagacccaacagctgcttcccctggcctggtataggtttatagatgacatctttgtggtctggactcatggtgaagaaacactccttaatttcctccataacctcaactccttttcgaatctcaatttcacctggtccttctccaaaacccaagccaccttcctggatgttgaccatcttgttgaagctcacatccacacctctgtccatatcaaacccacaaacaaacaacagtacctttacattcactttgatagctgccatccattccacatcaaaggctcccttccctacagcctaggtattcgtggcaaacacatctgctccagtgacgaatccctcaacaattacaccaataacctgaccagtgctttcctctcccgcaactatcctgcagaccttgtcctcaaacagatctcccgagcaatacattcctccccgtccaacaacaatattcctaccctcagaccacacagaagcatcccccttgtcacccaatattatcctggcctcgaatacatcaataaattactccgccagggatatgactttctcaagtcaacccctgaaatgagatcatcccttgacaaaattctccccacatcacccagagttgccttccgtcgtccccctaacctccgtaacatccttgttaaaccctacaatattcccagactaccttctctacccagcggttcctacccgtgtaaccgaccccgctgcaaaacctgccccatgcatcccccacaaccacctactccagacccgctactggtaaaacatacacaattcaaggcagggccacatgtgaaactacacatgtcatttatcagctgacatgcctgcactgcacagccttttacattgatatgacaacaactaaactggctgagcgcatgaacggacacagacgaactgtccgcctaagagatgtccaatacccagtagcggagcatgccctccagcataattcttggGACCTAGGCACCTGttgcaccgtatgtgccatttggcttctcccacctaacaccagtccctctgaactgcggagatgggaacttgcactccagcacatcctttcatcccaccatccccctggactgaacctacgttaaacaacctcactcccatttacttttcagtcttctcctctttccctttcctctttagccattcatgcatcttttcatcctacatctttatactatacacctctttacttctgtatgcatcctctttggtttgaagctggcacagtacctacagtagaatatctttggcttccctctgacaatcatgcctccatccttgctaccttccctgttttcctttccctgttgcttcataacctgggttgtgagtaactaaatccactttcccttcttccctttctttcccctctctcctccctgatgaagggacatttattccgaaagctaggaacttaaattttcgattgttttttgtgtttctatcggctgtactgagctgaagtaagtactggctgcccctctatctctttgttagtatttgtagcATAAACCAGTTATTCTGTCAATAAAACTCAACATGTGACAACTAATTAATattagaaattacaaaaaaagtctAGGCAAGTTTCAGTTTCGACAGAGGCACAAGTGTATTATCATTAAGAAACAAGGAGTGGTAAATAAATACAGATTTGTAACTCAGAGAGAAAACATATGAATCTTTGTTGTTGAAAAGTAACTAAAACTAGATGAATTATTGTcaacattttcacaattttcaCTGATAAAATAACGATGTGCTGCTAGATCGCAACATACTTTACTATCGCAGAAATGTTCCCCAAAGTTCACCGTGTTAAATACAGTGTTAGTATAAATAGCTATAACAGTTTAATGAGACCAGtacttaattattaaaataaaataattctttctACAGCTGATATCACTAGCTTAACTATGATACAAATTACCAGGATACTATAACAAAATGCAAAATGACTCTCGAGTCTCTCATTTAGTGGCTTGAACCAACAGGCTAACTACAATATGTATTCTGTATATACAAAATACTACTTTTTACATCAGAAAATAAGATCAGTTCATTAAAAATTAGTAGTTCCAGAGGAGTGGTCTGCTGCCCAACAGATTtcggtaacagttctgaagcgaatgtcacaaaGTGTCTCTTTCAATTTATGACTGAAGCtgaagtcacaagggcttaagtctggggagtgtCATGGgaggtacagcacttcccagcccAATCGATCAAACAAATCAGACACAACTTGTGCCATATGCaactgagcattgtcctgcaaaatgatgggcgcGCTCTGCAGAAAATGCCTCTGCTTCTTTCTTTAAGCTGTTtacaggctgtgttccaaaaatgaacagctttgAGAAAGAAGTGGCAACACTTTCTGCAGCACCCATCCATCATCTTGTAGGACAATGCACAGGTGCATATGGCTCAAGTTGTGACTAATTTGTTCACTTAGTGGGGCTGGGAAGTGAAGTACCACCCAACACATTCCCCTTATGACTTCAGCTTAATTCTTAAATTGAAGGAAGCACTTTATGGCATTCACTTTAGAACTGTTATGGATATTTGTCAGGCAATAGACCACCCCACTCATACTGTAAACTCAAATGATGCTAAAAAGTGTATggtacggcttccacatcgcttgctacaggttatacacaatgatgaTGACTACTCTGCAGGACACTAAAActgagttccaaccctcgtatatactggAGCAATATAATACAAATATTACACTTCTGCtattaaaaggaaagttgctaatcaCCATCTAGTAGAGatggtgagtcacagataggcacaacaaaaagactctcacaatgaaAGCTTTCGACTAttgacctcacacacacacacacacacacacacacacacacacacacacacacaaaactgcagtctcaggcaactgaagccacactatgagcagcagcacaagtgcatggTGGGAGTGGCAAATGGATGGGAGTGGGgagagtggtggacagtgaagtgctgcaggttagacggagggcggaggagaggtggagagagggggagggggggaggaagtagtggaaaaggagataaATAAAAGGACTGGTTGTGTGGTGGAATCTGGAATAGAACAGGGAAAAGGCTGAATGGACGAGGAcactgactaacaaaggttgaggccaggagtgttatgggaa
It includes:
- the LOC126272545 gene encoding inosine triphosphate pyrophosphatase — protein: MSRSLVFVTGNAKKLEEVVAILGKSLPYELASQKIDLPEYQGEVDEICINKCKAAAAIVKGPVMIEDTCLCFNALGGLPGPYIKWFLDKLGPEGLHRLLAGWEDKTAYAVCTFAFSPGGENDDVILFRGKTFGTIVSPRGPRDFGWDPCFQPDGYEKTYAELPKDVKNQISHRSKALGELKNYFESNK